Proteins encoded by one window of Aulosira sp. FACHB-615:
- a CDS encoding sugar ABC transporter substrate-binding protein: MTRLQKFKQLTAWAIIGLLTSWIVSCSTGNVGTSPKPGTTEAANIEFWTMQLQPQFTDYFKTLISDFESKNPGVKVNWVDVPWAAMENKILTAVSAKTPPDVVNLNPDFASQLAGRNAWLDLDTAIPQDVRSTYLPNIWKASTLNGKSFGIPWYLTTRLTIYNTDLLKQAGISKPPTTYVELAQVAQQIKDKTGKYAFFITFVPQDSGEVMESLVQMGVTLIDADGKAAFNSPQGKAAFQYWVDLYKKGLLPKEVLTQGHRHAIDLYQSGETAFLASGPEFLKTIANNAPKIAQASAIAPQITGDTGKKNVAVMNIIIPRASKHPEAATKFALFVTNDANQLSFAKAANVLPSTTKALSDSYFKDMPANASTVEKARVISATQLQQAEILTPKLKDFKKLQKAIYENLQAAMLGQKNVDQAVEDAAQQWNNR; encoded by the coding sequence ATGACTAGACTACAAAAATTCAAGCAACTAACAGCTTGGGCAATAATTGGTTTATTGACTAGTTGGATTGTTAGTTGCAGCACAGGTAACGTTGGCACAAGTCCAAAACCAGGGACGACAGAAGCAGCCAACATTGAGTTTTGGACAATGCAACTCCAACCTCAATTTACTGACTACTTTAAAACTTTAATTTCTGATTTTGAGTCAAAAAATCCCGGTGTAAAAGTTAACTGGGTTGATGTGCCTTGGGCAGCTATGGAGAACAAAATTCTAACAGCTGTCTCCGCAAAAACGCCACCTGATGTTGTTAACCTAAATCCAGATTTTGCCTCCCAACTAGCAGGACGAAATGCTTGGTTAGACTTAGATACAGCAATTCCTCAAGATGTGCGATCGACTTACTTACCAAACATTTGGAAAGCCAGCACACTCAATGGCAAAAGTTTCGGAATTCCCTGGTATCTCACAACAAGGCTAACTATTTATAACACTGATTTGTTAAAACAGGCAGGTATCAGTAAACCACCGACTACCTACGTAGAGTTAGCACAGGTAGCACAACAAATCAAAGATAAAACTGGTAAATATGCCTTTTTTATTACTTTTGTACCGCAAGATTCTGGTGAGGTGATGGAGTCTTTGGTACAAATGGGTGTGACTTTAATTGATGCTGATGGTAAAGCTGCTTTTAATTCACCACAAGGTAAAGCCGCATTTCAATATTGGGTTGATTTGTACAAAAAAGGACTACTACCAAAAGAAGTGTTAACCCAAGGTCATCGTCATGCTATTGATTTATATCAATCGGGTGAAACTGCATTTTTAGCTTCAGGGCCAGAATTTCTCAAGACAATAGCTAATAATGCCCCAAAAATTGCTCAAGCTTCTGCAATTGCACCACAAATTACTGGAGATACAGGTAAGAAAAATGTGGCAGTGATGAATATTATTATTCCTCGCGCCAGCAAACATCCTGAAGCTGCTACTAAGTTTGCTTTATTTGTCACAAATGATGCAAATCAACTATCGTTTGCGAAAGCAGCAAATGTTTTACCTTCAACTACTAAAGCATTATCTGATAGTTACTTTAAAGATATGCCAGCTAATGCTTCTACGGTTGAAAAAGCTAGAGTTATTAGTGCAACTCAATTACAACAAGCTGAGATTTTAACTCCAAAATTAAAGGATTTCAAGAAATTGCAAAAGGCAATTTATGAAAATTTGCAAGCAGCGATGTTAGGTCAAAAAAATGTTGATCAAGCTGTTGAAGATGCTGCACAACAGTGGAATAATCGCTAA
- the pilM gene encoding type IV pilus assembly protein PilM: MVKSFNSLFGKSNKGVGIELASERVNIVQLRKQRQGLKLESFTSVPVPEGVVTDGQIADPPTMAQIIQQGLAESKIKASRVATGVPGRDSIVRLIPVPAELDDKELRDMVLNHEAGLYLPYPREEADVDYQKLGYFVDEDGIEKVQVLLVATRKEITDTYLSTFEQAGLQIDVLEINSFALIRTIRDQLRQFGPQEAVVLVDIEFDSTEIAIIVNGVPQFSRTVPIGTYQMQEALARAMSVPISRDMELLREMIIPATPMDGGQTGVTGINPGMAAMMRVVGELTDELRRSIDFYLNQSENLEIAQILLAGPGGGLQQLDEFFTQRLSLPTAQVDPVGGLSLQVDEQKYPALERSGLAIVLGLGMREV, encoded by the coding sequence GTGGTGAAAAGCTTCAATAGTCTGTTTGGCAAATCTAATAAAGGGGTTGGCATCGAACTTGCATCAGAACGGGTAAATATCGTTCAGTTACGCAAGCAGCGCCAAGGTTTAAAATTAGAATCTTTTACATCTGTTCCAGTTCCCGAAGGTGTGGTGACAGATGGTCAAATTGCTGACCCCCCGACAATGGCGCAAATCATTCAGCAAGGATTAGCTGAAAGTAAAATCAAGGCTTCTCGTGTTGCTACCGGTGTACCTGGACGAGATTCTATCGTACGTCTGATTCCAGTGCCAGCTGAGTTAGATGACAAAGAATTACGGGACATGGTGTTGAATCATGAAGCTGGCTTGTATTTACCATATCCGCGTGAAGAAGCTGATGTAGATTACCAAAAACTTGGGTACTTTGTAGATGAGGACGGCATCGAAAAAGTACAGGTATTGTTAGTAGCCACCCGCAAGGAGATTACTGATACATATCTAAGTACTTTTGAGCAAGCTGGATTGCAAATCGATGTTTTAGAGATTAACAGTTTTGCGCTGATTCGGACAATCCGTGACCAACTGCGGCAATTTGGCCCACAGGAAGCGGTGGTACTGGTGGACATTGAGTTCGACAGTACAGAAATAGCCATCATTGTGAACGGAGTACCTCAATTTTCGCGGACTGTGCCAATTGGTACTTATCAAATGCAAGAAGCCTTAGCGAGGGCGATGAGTGTACCCATATCACGGGATATGGAACTTTTACGGGAAATGATTATTCCGGCAACTCCGATGGATGGTGGTCAAACTGGGGTGACAGGAATCAACCCAGGGATGGCGGCGATGATGAGAGTTGTGGGAGAACTCACGGATGAACTGCGCCGTTCTATCGATTTTTACTTAAATCAAAGTGAAAATTTGGAAATCGCGCAGATTTTATTGGCTGGGCCGGGTGGCGGACTGCAACAGCTAGATGAGTTTTTCACACAACGCTTAAGCTTGCCAACTGCACAAGTAGATCCGGTGGGGGGGTTGTCTTTGCAGGTTGATGAACAAAAATATCCAGCTTTGGAACGTTCTGGTTTAGCGATCGTACTTGGCTTGGGAATGCGGGAGGTGTAA
- a CDS encoding PilN domain-containing protein encodes MYSLDVNFLKDRPIYQNKSDKKAGKKLSVGDPKPIFLGVGLGLCLPVFAGAGWWILQGKNGELEQNIAQLQQEVTRLDSEIGNVNKIKEETNAVKGETQSLVTVFDQIRPWSAMLQDLRDRIPATVQIENVKQLPPTPAAEGQPPTNPAGGIEIAGFARTFNDVNDFLLSLQQSQFLKASDSRITGANLVDAPLPLTASTSKVPIKPPQIVKYTIQSSLSDVPASDLVRELEQKGTVGLVARIRTMQQTGVIPK; translated from the coding sequence ATGTACAGTTTAGATGTTAACTTTCTCAAAGACCGCCCAATTTACCAGAACAAAAGTGACAAAAAAGCTGGTAAAAAGCTTTCGGTTGGCGACCCGAAACCAATTTTTCTAGGGGTTGGGTTGGGTTTGTGTTTACCGGTTTTTGCTGGGGCTGGTTGGTGGATACTGCAAGGGAAGAACGGCGAACTAGAGCAGAACATAGCACAGTTACAGCAAGAAGTCACTAGATTAGATTCAGAAATAGGAAATGTTAACAAAATCAAGGAAGAAACGAATGCAGTTAAAGGGGAAACTCAAAGTTTAGTCACTGTATTTGACCAAATTCGACCTTGGTCAGCGATGTTACAAGATTTACGCGATCGCATTCCAGCTACAGTACAAATAGAAAACGTCAAACAACTTCCACCCACACCAGCAGCAGAAGGTCAGCCACCCACAAACCCGGCTGGTGGTATCGAAATCGCCGGATTCGCGCGGACTTTTAACGATGTCAACGATTTCTTATTGAGTCTGCAACAGTCTCAATTTTTGAAAGCTTCCGACAGCAGAATTACTGGTGCAAACTTAGTAGATGCACCATTACCGCTAACTGCGAGTACATCGAAAGTTCCCATCAAACCACCACAAATAGTTAAATACACAATCCAATCGAGTTTAAGCGATGTTCCTGCTTCCGATTTAGTCCGGGAGTTAGAACAAAAAGGCACGGTAGGATTAGTAGCTCGAATTCGCACTATGCAACAAACAGGAGTCATCCCGAAATGA
- a CDS encoding GspMb/PilO family protein, whose amino-acid sequence MTLSEDLNFADQGEEFDSGASPHPVVFGIAFTPQIIGGIAGVVGLAGALFIVLNFVMPAWDTYQQQQAKSGELQGQIDQKKATLKQIDQVKKDLADAKQQKIQVLGLFANEKTLDTLLLDLNRLIESGNAQVPPNAVKAKLQKFAPVTSKAEPITDDSLGVAVNNKLKRISINVEFVGTYEQTQSILRNIERLQPLLIVRDYQSVLAPVQNTTQAGKAIRQVGPPPLTTSFQLQALMPLTPEEIAAAAKAPPK is encoded by the coding sequence ATGACGCTGAGTGAAGATTTGAATTTTGCAGATCAGGGTGAGGAATTTGACTCAGGTGCATCGCCCCATCCAGTCGTCTTTGGTATTGCCTTCACTCCCCAAATTATTGGAGGTATAGCGGGGGTAGTAGGTCTTGCCGGAGCCTTATTTATAGTGCTGAACTTTGTCATGCCAGCATGGGATACCTATCAGCAGCAGCAGGCAAAAAGTGGGGAATTGCAAGGGCAAATTGACCAAAAAAAAGCCACTCTCAAACAGATTGACCAAGTAAAAAAAGATTTAGCTGATGCCAAACAGCAAAAAATTCAAGTATTAGGTTTGTTTGCTAATGAAAAAACTTTAGATACTCTGCTGTTAGATTTAAATCGGTTGATTGAGTCTGGTAATGCTCAAGTTCCCCCCAACGCAGTCAAAGCCAAACTCCAGAAGTTTGCCCCTGTTACTAGTAAAGCCGAACCAATCACAGATGATTCTTTGGGTGTAGCAGTCAACAACAAACTAAAACGCATCAGTATCAATGTCGAATTTGTTGGTACTTATGAACAAACTCAATCAATTCTGCGGAATATAGAGCGTTTACAGCCTTTGTTAATCGTTAGGGATTATCAGTCAGTGTTGGCTCCAGTACAAAATACGACCCAAGCAGGTAAAGCCATACGTCAAGTAGGGCCGCCACCTCTAACTACATCTTTCCAGTTGCAGGCTTTGATGCCACTTACACCAGAAGAAATAGCCGCAGCTGCTAAAGCACCGCCTAAATAG
- a CDS encoding AMIN domain-containing protein: MKQLHGNSLILGAAALTFLAAQPGWAQVTQVNDVKLNAVDGGINVVLKTSSTSRPQVFTTKRGKTLVSDVINAQLRLPGGNNFRQDKPASGIASVEVVQLDANSIRVIVTGDNDAPSGQPVLRKDDRITLGFTPSTGTVAATPTTPTAPTTNVPVQPSQRPDVLVPNPEISIDGRPAQAAGPGQPVSQAPPFLPRAVAPPVGDIAISATDASPSVIDLGTQERVPRLVLRDAPVREVLSLLARAANLNLAYISGDPAGGQQGAAPANAAQTISLDIENEPVQDVFNYVLRLSGLEANRNGRTVFVGAKLPNSTRDVIVRSLRLNQVNVGVALNFLVGMGAESAVTRERQVTNVTAVPVGSSAAPVTQSQTTTETRIERLTLADSQYTTPLLRGLQALGDERTNSITLIGPAKQINIAISQLTQLDVRRRQVVVNVKIIDVNLLNTHNTNTSFSFGVGNNFFVNDGGAASFNFGGSRPATSAEAASSVTSTPVITNPVQGTPFVDPNTGVSIPGTSPGTVVIDANGNITRVANPGSATFYQPIAPTGNPLQPGFSNITPATDTVITRNADGTSTVSRGTLGTATTSLPTLFQFPKRFLASLQAQVTSGNAKILTDPTLIVQEGQTANVNLTQEVVGNIRNEITRGSDTAVQTVTAEKTSVGLTLAVKVDRIDDNGFVSLSVAPIVKAPQSSAEINVGGNTQSIFLVSERSLNSGLIRLRDGQTLILSGIIQDQDRVTVSKIPILGDLPLIGSLFRRTNKNNQRNEVIVLLTPQVMDDSENSSYGYNYTPSPEVRNVLERRGFGAPKR, from the coding sequence GTGAAACAGCTTCACGGTAATAGCTTAATATTGGGTGCTGCTGCTTTAACATTTTTGGCAGCTCAACCAGGGTGGGCGCAGGTAACTCAAGTTAATGATGTTAAGTTAAATGCTGTTGATGGTGGCATTAACGTAGTTTTAAAAACATCTTCAACTTCTCGCCCCCAGGTTTTTACAACCAAAAGAGGTAAAACCTTAGTTTCCGATGTGATTAATGCTCAACTACGATTACCAGGTGGTAATAACTTCCGTCAAGATAAACCTGCATCGGGAATCGCCTCTGTTGAAGTTGTACAGCTAGATGCTAATAGCATTCGAGTTATAGTCACTGGTGATAACGATGCACCCAGTGGTCAACCAGTACTACGCAAAGATGACAGAATCACCCTTGGTTTTACACCATCCACAGGTACAGTAGCTGCAACACCAACAACGCCAACAGCACCTACAACAAATGTGCCTGTGCAACCAAGCCAAAGGCCAGATGTTCTGGTTCCTAACCCAGAAATTAGTATTGATGGCAGACCAGCCCAAGCGGCAGGGCCTGGTCAACCTGTTAGCCAAGCACCGCCATTCTTACCCAGAGCCGTTGCGCCACCAGTCGGAGACATCGCCATTTCGGCCACAGATGCTTCTCCGAGTGTGATTGATTTAGGAACCCAAGAGCGTGTTCCTCGGCTGGTGTTGCGAGATGCACCAGTGCGGGAAGTATTATCACTTTTAGCCCGTGCGGCTAATTTGAATTTGGCTTATATCAGTGGTGATCCTGCTGGAGGTCAGCAAGGTGCTGCTCCTGCCAATGCTGCTCAAACAATCTCTTTAGATATAGAAAACGAGCCTGTGCAAGATGTGTTTAACTATGTCTTGCGTTTAAGCGGGTTAGAAGCTAATCGTAATGGTCGTACAGTGTTTGTAGGGGCAAAATTACCTAATTCCACTCGTGATGTGATTGTACGTAGTTTGCGACTGAATCAAGTCAATGTGGGAGTTGCTTTGAACTTTTTAGTGGGAATGGGGGCTGAAAGTGCTGTCACCAGAGAACGACAAGTTACTAATGTGACTGCTGTGCCTGTGGGTAGTAGTGCGGCTCCAGTAACTCAAAGTCAGACAACTACTGAAACAAGAATTGAACGTCTCACTCTGGCTGACTCTCAATACACAACACCTTTGCTACGGGGTTTACAAGCATTAGGGGATGAGCGGACAAATTCCATCACCTTGATTGGCCCTGCCAAACAAATTAATATAGCAATTTCTCAACTAACTCAACTTGATGTTCGTCGCCGTCAAGTAGTAGTCAATGTCAAAATTATTGATGTTAACCTTTTAAACACTCATAACACTAACACTAGTTTTTCTTTTGGTGTTGGTAATAATTTCTTTGTTAATGATGGCGGTGCTGCATCTTTCAATTTTGGTGGTTCTAGACCCGCTACTAGTGCTGAAGCGGCAAGTAGTGTAACTAGTACACCAGTTATTACAAACCCAGTCCAAGGTACTCCCTTCGTAGATCCAAACACTGGTGTATCTATTCCAGGAACTAGCCCAGGTACAGTTGTAATAGATGCCAATGGTAACATCACTAGAGTTGCTAATCCAGGTTCTGCTACTTTCTATCAACCTATTGCGCCTACAGGAAACCCTCTACAACCAGGTTTTTCCAATATTACTCCAGCAACAGATACGGTAATTACAAGAAACGCTGATGGTACATCGACGGTTTCACGAGGAACTCTGGGTACAGCTACTACATCTTTGCCAACTTTATTTCAATTCCCCAAACGTTTCTTAGCTAGTTTGCAAGCTCAGGTGACAAGTGGTAATGCCAAGATTTTGACCGACCCGACATTGATTGTGCAAGAAGGTCAGACCGCTAATGTTAACCTGACGCAAGAAGTAGTAGGAAACATTAGGAATGAAATAACTCGTGGTAGTGATACTGCTGTACAAACTGTTACTGCTGAGAAAACAAGTGTGGGTTTAACACTAGCTGTCAAAGTTGACAGAATTGATGATAACGGTTTTGTGTCATTATCTGTCGCTCCTATTGTTAAGGCTCCTCAATCTTCCGCAGAAATTAATGTTGGTGGTAATACTCAAAGTATATTTTTAGTCTCGGAGCGATCGCTCAATTCTGGCTTGATTCGTTTACGTGATGGTCAAACTTTAATTCTTTCAGGCATTATTCAAGACCAAGACCGGGTAACTGTTTCTAAAATACCCATTTTAGGAGATTTACCACTAATTGGTTCATTGTTTAGAAGAACAAACAAAAATAATCAGCGCAATGAGGTAATTGTGTTACTCACACCTCAAGTTATGGATGATTCGGAAAATTCTTCTTACGGCTACAATTACACACCTAGCCCAGAGGTACGAAATGTGCTTGAGCGTCGTGGATTTGGTGCGCCTAAGCGGTAA
- a CDS encoding cytochrome P450 has product MNKVQLPPGSFGLPVVGETLSFLADVNFAEKRYQRYGSIFKTHILGRPTVAMIGPEAVEFVLSSHIENFSWREGWPENFKILLGESLFVQDGEEHRRNRRLIMPALHGPALVNYFATMEEITCSYLKEWAVKQEFTWFEEFKKLTFDIASQLLLGTSSSVEVIRLSNLFTNLTNGFFALNTLPLPFTTFSKAIASRNQILEHVAQVVKARQQNPTKDALSLLIQARDEEGNSLSETEIIAQAVLLLFAGHETTTAMLTWLVTELARHPEVLQRAREEQLQLAASGSLTIEQLGKMPYLDQVLWEVERLYPPAAAGFRGVIKEFEYKGFYVPAGWQLYYSILMTHNLPEIYPEPERFDPERFSPQRQEHKQYPFSLIGFGGGPRVCIGMAFAKMEMKIVAAHLLRSYDWEILPNQSLASVRIPTNRPKDGLRVRFQPR; this is encoded by the coding sequence ATGAACAAAGTGCAACTACCACCCGGAAGCTTTGGTTTACCTGTTGTTGGCGAAACCCTGTCTTTTTTGGCAGACGTAAACTTTGCAGAAAAACGCTATCAGCGTTATGGGTCGATTTTTAAAACCCATATTTTAGGTAGACCAACAGTAGCCATGATAGGGCCAGAAGCAGTTGAGTTTGTCCTTTCTAGCCATATAGAAAATTTCTCTTGGCGTGAAGGCTGGCCAGAAAATTTCAAAATATTGTTAGGTGAATCATTATTTGTGCAAGATGGTGAAGAACATCGTCGCAATCGTCGTTTGATTATGCCAGCTTTACATGGCCCGGCACTAGTCAACTATTTTGCCACAATGGAAGAAATCACTTGTAGCTATCTTAAAGAATGGGCAGTTAAACAAGAATTTACTTGGTTTGAAGAGTTTAAAAAACTCACCTTTGATATTGCCAGCCAACTGTTATTAGGTACAAGTTCTAGTGTAGAAGTTATCCGCTTAAGTAACTTATTTACTAACCTCACCAATGGTTTTTTTGCGCTGAATACTTTACCTTTACCTTTTACCACCTTTAGTAAAGCGATCGCATCTCGCAATCAAATTTTAGAGCATGTTGCTCAGGTTGTAAAAGCACGCCAGCAAAACCCTACCAAAGATGCTTTAAGTTTATTAATCCAAGCTAGAGATGAAGAGGGTAACAGCTTAAGTGAAACAGAAATTATCGCTCAAGCAGTACTGTTACTTTTTGCTGGACATGAAACCACAACTGCAATGTTAACTTGGTTAGTCACCGAATTAGCACGCCACCCAGAAGTTTTGCAACGCGCCAGAGAAGAACAGTTACAACTTGCTGCATCTGGTTCTTTAACTATAGAGCAGTTGGGAAAAATGCCCTACTTAGACCAAGTTTTATGGGAAGTTGAACGACTGTATCCACCAGCCGCCGCAGGATTTCGTGGGGTAATTAAAGAATTTGAATACAAAGGTTTCTATGTCCCGGCTGGTTGGCAACTATATTATTCAATTTTAATGACTCACAACCTACCAGAAATTTATCCTGAACCAGAACGGTTTGACCCTGAACGTTTCAGCCCTCAGCGCCAAGAACATAAACAATATCCTTTCAGCTTAATTGGTTTTGGTGGCGGGCCGCGTGTGTGTATTGGGATGGCGTTTGCCAAAATGGAAATGAAGATTGTTGCTGCCCATCTTTTACGCAGCTATGATTGGGAAATCTTACCTAACCAAAGTTTGGCTTCAGTCAGAATTCCTACAAATCGTCCTAAAGATGGGTTGCGGGTTCGATTTCAACCTCGGTGA
- a CDS encoding DUF2281 domain-containing protein, with translation MTIAEQIYELVKSLPQDQASEILSFAESIRDQYLNANQPNNTVTSQQWTELVYSLAGSWAKDFPSLEEIRENSGQDILRESL, from the coding sequence ATGACTATAGCCGAACAAATTTATGAACTTGTCAAATCTCTTCCCCAAGACCAAGCTAGTGAGATTCTCTCCTTTGCTGAATCTATTCGTGATCAATATCTAAATGCCAATCAACCAAACAATACAGTCACTTCACAGCAATGGACAGAACTAGTTTATTCCTTAGCTGGAAGTTGGGCAAAAGATTTTCCTAGCTTAGAAGAGATTCGGGAAAATTCGGGACAAGACATATTAAGAGAGAGTCTCTAA
- a CDS encoding type II toxin-antitoxin system VapC family toxin, translated as MYVLDTNTLIYYFKGQGQVAQNLAQVFPKEIVISTIVLFELQVGIAKSNSPAKRTQQLQQLLGQVNLVSFEQHHALAAANIRAQLEQQGIPIGSLDILIAGTAIALQATLVTHNVREFSRVTGLAIADWY; from the coding sequence ATGTACGTTTTAGATACTAATACCCTGATCTATTATTTTAAAGGTCAGGGACAGGTTGCTCAAAATCTAGCTCAGGTTTTTCCCAAAGAAATAGTTATTTCTACAATCGTTCTCTTTGAATTACAAGTTGGTATCGCTAAATCTAACTCACCAGCAAAACGCACTCAACAACTTCAACAACTATTAGGTCAAGTTAATCTGGTATCTTTTGAGCAGCATCATGCTTTGGCTGCGGCTAATATCCGCGCTCAATTAGAACAACAAGGTATACCCATAGGTTCACTTGATATTTTGATTGCTGGGACAGCCATAGCCCTTCAAGCAACTCTCGTAACGCACAATGTCAGAGAATTTTCTAGGGTTACAGGTCTGGCGATCGCAGACTGGTATTGA